In Candidatus Poribacteria bacterium, the following are encoded in one genomic region:
- a CDS encoding DUF1501 domain-containing protein, protein MSTIKKDPVLVVVQLSGGNDFMNTLIPYTAGIYHDSRPVVGIKPEDVLPSEVDDKLGWHPQADPLKKMFDAGDVAVVQGIGYPDSNRSHFRAMDIWHTCEPLKIGDEGWVGRLVRELDPQSHNVLTGVSFGQGLPRACALSGIPVTSVGDLDNYGLMTSIGDETQRTKALEIFKGMYSSAVGTGIVMDYLSQTGLDVIKGADELKKAPATYKSEVEYPQSAIAKSLRDVARVHLADLGTRVFYTQHGGYDNHANEVPAHPRLLTDLTEAIQAFFTDLRSQNASEEIVMYVFTEFGRRIRDNASGTDHGTGGGAFIIGDHVKGGLYSEYPSLDPSRWVHGEDLEHTIDFRGIYGTLLEQWMGVDPTHIVGGNFEQIHPFSV, encoded by the coding sequence ATGAGTACTATCAAGAAAGATCCCGTCCTTGTCGTTGTACAACTCAGTGGTGGCAACGACTTCATGAATACACTCATTCCCTACACAGCCGGGATTTATCACGATTCCCGTCCGGTTGTCGGTATTAAACCGGAAGATGTGCTACCCTCAGAGGTAGATGACAAGTTGGGCTGGCATCCACAGGCTGACCCTCTGAAAAAAATGTTTGATGCCGGTGATGTCGCTGTTGTGCAGGGAATCGGCTATCCCGATTCAAACCGCTCACATTTCCGAGCGATGGATATCTGGCATACCTGTGAGCCTCTGAAAATCGGTGATGAAGGTTGGGTCGGCAGACTCGTCCGAGAACTCGATCCACAGAGCCACAACGTCTTAACGGGTGTCAGTTTCGGACAAGGACTTCCGCGCGCCTGTGCGCTTTCCGGCATTCCGGTCACCTCCGTTGGCGATTTGGATAACTATGGGTTGATGACCAGCATTGGCGATGAAACACAACGGACGAAAGCACTTGAGATATTCAAAGGGATGTACAGTAGCGCGGTTGGCACCGGTATCGTGATGGACTACCTCAGCCAAACCGGGTTAGATGTGATTAAAGGTGCCGATGAACTCAAGAAGGCACCGGCGACGTATAAATCCGAAGTGGAGTACCCCCAAAGCGCAATCGCAAAAAGCTTACGAGATGTCGCACGGGTCCATCTCGCTGATCTCGGCACACGTGTTTTTTACACGCAGCACGGCGGTTATGACAACCATGCCAACGAGGTTCCGGCGCACCCACGGCTCCTGACCGACCTCACGGAAGCCATTCAAGCGTTCTTCACGGATCTACGGTCCCAGAACGCCTCCGAAGAGATCGTCATGTACGTTTTCACGGAATTCGGCAGACGTATCCGAGACAACGCCAGTGGTACGGATCATGGCACTGGTGGCGGGGCATTTATCATCGGTGATCATGTGAAAGGCGGTCTTTACTCGGAATACCCGTCTCTCGATCCGTCCCGTTGGGTACACGGCGAAGATCTTGAGCATACCATCGACTTCCGCGGGATATACGGAACGCTTTTAGAGCAGTGGATGGGTGTAGACCCGACCCATATCGTTGGCGGGAATTTTGAACAGATTCATCCGTTTTCAGTGTAG
- a CDS encoding DUF1800 domain-containing protein produces the protein MSTNDVALMAHLMRRAGFGTTRTELEAYVEKGYENVVDDLVHPERGTPIDEDILERYFGGEGAYVGIWIYRMLNSRCPLQEKMALFWHHVFATGLGKNQHILASSNQIDMLRRVGMGQMRDILIELSKDPAMIFWLDNNDNRKGEPNENYGRELLELFSLGVGNYSEDDIKSCALAFTGWTFGQPIPLYPHGYYSPPFLFDEEEHDDCEKTFLGHTGNLNGEDIIDIIVEQPACAKFISRHLYNFFVADEPQVPSWNVTPPQDPDAIETLSDAFMASDGNISHVLGVLFNSDFFKEAQFKKVKSPTELVTGIVKLVGAFQGPQPGIGQYASATQLMGQKLMDPPTVEGWHTGKEWIDGGLLTARVNFAVREVSDASKPGIQDIITRLKNNGDSLSPEAFVDECLELAGPLTIGDTTREYLTEFAEANGELNLADDDAAEENQARVVSMLQLIVASREYQLG, from the coding sequence ATGTCAACGAACGATGTTGCGTTAATGGCGCACCTCATGCGCCGCGCAGGGTTCGGAACAACCCGCACCGAGTTGGAAGCCTACGTTGAAAAAGGCTACGAGAATGTCGTTGACGATCTCGTCCATCCTGAACGCGGGACCCCCATTGATGAAGATATTTTAGAACGCTACTTCGGCGGTGAAGGTGCTTATGTTGGTATTTGGATCTATCGGATGCTGAACAGCAGGTGTCCACTTCAAGAGAAGATGGCACTCTTCTGGCACCATGTCTTTGCAACGGGGTTAGGCAAGAATCAGCATATCCTCGCATCCTCGAACCAGATTGATATGCTTCGGCGCGTCGGTATGGGACAGATGCGAGACATTCTAATTGAACTTTCCAAAGATCCGGCGATGATCTTCTGGCTCGATAATAACGACAACCGTAAAGGCGAACCCAACGAAAACTACGGGAGAGAACTCCTCGAACTTTTCTCATTAGGGGTGGGTAACTACAGTGAAGATGATATAAAGAGCTGCGCTCTCGCTTTCACAGGTTGGACATTCGGACAGCCGATTCCGTTGTACCCGCACGGTTACTACTCGCCACCCTTTTTGTTCGATGAAGAGGAACACGACGACTGCGAGAAAACCTTCTTGGGACATACTGGAAACCTTAACGGCGAAGACATCATCGACATCATCGTCGAACAACCCGCTTGTGCCAAATTTATCTCCAGACATCTCTATAACTTCTTTGTCGCAGATGAACCACAAGTTCCGTCGTGGAACGTGACACCCCCACAAGATCCGGACGCGATCGAGACACTCTCAGACGCATTTATGGCATCTGATGGGAATATTTCCCACGTCCTCGGGGTCCTTTTCAATTCTGACTTCTTCAAAGAAGCCCAATTCAAGAAGGTGAAAAGCCCGACGGAACTCGTCACGGGGATCGTGAAACTGGTAGGTGCCTTCCAAGGTCCTCAACCCGGAATAGGACAATATGCCAGTGCCACGCAATTGATGGGACAGAAACTCATGGATCCACCGACTGTAGAAGGGTGGCACACCGGTAAAGAGTGGATCGATGGGGGTCTGCTTACCGCTCGCGTCAATTTCGCCGTTCGTGAAGTCAGCGACGCATCGAAACCCGGAATTCAGGACATCATCACACGCTTGAAAAATAACGGAGATTCGCTCTCACCGGAGGCATTTGTGGACGAATGCCTTGAACTCGCTGGACCCCTGACAATAGGGGACACCACCCGTGAGTATCTGACCGAATTTGCGGAAGCGAACGGTGAACTCAACCTTGCAGATGATGACGCTGCGGAGGAGAATCAAGCACGGGTCGTCAGTATGCTCCAGTTAATCGTGGCTTCAAGAGAGTATCAACTTGGCTAA